The Candidatus Thermodiscus eudorianus genome has a segment encoding these proteins:
- a CDS encoding Glu/Leu/Phe/Val dehydrogenase — MVHDPYEEAKKQLRQTIELLGLGEEIYEILAVPERLLQVRLPVKMDDGTVKVFIAWRSQHNSALGPYKGGVRYHPDTDAHEVIALSMWMTWKNSLAGLPYGGGKGGIRVDPHKLSPGELERLSKAYFEAISDLVGPDQDIPAPDVYTNPQVMAWYFEAYSRVKRGQYFGVVTGKPVELGGMHTRIIATGYGTAVSAREVAKKLWGGVEGKTVAVQGYGNAGYYAAKFLSEMGAKVVAVSDSRGGVFNPDGIDPDEAKKIKNETGTVLNYPKAVKKLTNEELLELDVDILVPAAIENVITEANADKIKAKIIAEAANGPTTPEAEVVLTKKGIIVIPDILANAGGVIMSHIEWVNNRMGGWITEEEAKSRLEMKMVNNTNKVWDYWQNKLDTSKYNMRTAAYAIAVERVVKAMKLRGWI, encoded by the coding sequence ATGGTTCACGATCCTTATGAGGAAGCGAAGAAGCAGCTTCGCCAAACAATAGAGCTCCTAGGCCTCGGCGAGGAGATCTACGAGATACTTGCAGTCCCCGAGAGGCTCCTGCAGGTCAGGTTACCTGTAAAGATGGACGATGGTACAGTTAAGGTCTTCATTGCCTGGAGAAGCCAGCACAACAGCGCCCTCGGCCCCTACAAGGGCGGAGTTAGATACCACCCCGATACCGACGCTCACGAAGTCATAGCCCTGAGCATGTGGATGACCTGGAAGAACAGCCTAGCAGGCCTGCCCTACGGCGGTGGTAAGGGCGGTATCCGCGTAGACCCCCACAAGCTAAGCCCAGGCGAGCTAGAGAGGCTGTCAAAAGCGTACTTCGAGGCCATCAGCGACCTAGTGGGCCCTGACCAGGATATCCCGGCACCAGACGTCTACACGAACCCACAGGTGATGGCATGGTACTTCGAAGCATACAGTAGGGTGAAGAGGGGCCAGTACTTTGGAGTGGTGACCGGTAAGCCCGTCGAGCTAGGCGGGATGCATACTAGAATCATCGCCACTGGCTACGGGACAGCAGTATCCGCCAGGGAGGTTGCTAAGAAGCTATGGGGAGGAGTCGAGGGCAAGACCGTTGCAGTGCAGGGCTATGGCAACGCTGGCTACTACGCAGCTAAATTCCTGAGTGAAATGGGCGCCAAGGTAGTTGCTGTAAGCGACAGTAGGGGAGGAGTCTTTAACCCAGATGGAATCGACCCCGACGAGGCCAAGAAGATAAAGAATGAGACCGGGACTGTGCTAAACTATCCCAAGGCGGTGAAGAAGCTGACAAACGAGGAGCTCCTTGAGCTCGACGTCGATATACTGGTGCCAGCCGCTATAGAGAACGTGATCACCGAGGCCAACGCTGACAAGATAAAGGCTAAGATAATTGCAGAGGCCGCAAACGGGCCGACCACCCCTGAGGCCGAGGTCGTCCTGACTAAGAAGGGCATAATCGTCATACCCGACATCCTTGCCAACGCGGGCGGCGTTATCATGAGCCACATAGAGTGGGTAAACAACAGGATGGGCGGATGGATCACGGAAGAGGAGGCGAAGTCGAGGCTAGAGATGAAGATGGTCAATAACACCAACAAGGTATGGGACTACTGGCAGAACAAACTGGACACGAGCAAGTACAACATGAGGACGGCAGCTTACGCCATCGCCGTCGAGAGAGTCGTCAAGGCCATGAAGCTAAGGGGATGGATCTAA
- a CDS encoding KH domain-containing protein: MEGREARPRIYVKVPIDRIGAVIGRQGEVKRYLVEKLGVRLTIDSENSLVIVEPEASNVPPINMMKAGEVVKAIAYGFPPDKAYRLMDEDQILVIVDLKQIVGDSPNHLKRVKGRIIGEGGRARKAIEEMTGTDIFVGDYYVAIIGEYERAMAAKKAVEMLAEGRMHSTVYKYLDRVLREVKRREALRLWAREELEGP, from the coding sequence ATGGAGGGAAGGGAAGCTAGACCAAGAATCTATGTGAAAGTCCCTATTGACAGGATTGGAGCCGTTATCGGTAGGCAGGGAGAGGTGAAGAGGTACCTGGTTGAGAAGCTCGGAGTAAGGTTGACTATTGATAGCGAGAACTCTCTGGTAATAGTGGAGCCTGAAGCCAGCAACGTGCCTCCCATCAACATGATGAAGGCTGGCGAGGTCGTGAAGGCGATCGCATATGGATTCCCGCCTGATAAGGCGTATCGATTAATGGACGAGGACCAGATACTGGTTATTGTTGATTTAAAGCAGATAGTAGGCGATTCGCCCAACCACTTGAAGAGGGTGAAGGGGCGGATCATAGGAGAGGGTGGACGAGCTAGGAAGGCTATTGAGGAGATGACTGGGACTGACATATTCGTCGGAGACTATTATGTAGCTATAATAGGGGAATACGAGCGGGCTATGGCCGCTAAGAAAGCCGTCGAGATGCTTGCAGAGGGGCGTATGCACAGCACGGTGTACAAGTACCTGGACAGGGTACTGAGAGAGGTGAAGAGGAGGGAGGCATTACGTCTATGGGCTAGGGAGGAACTAGAGGGTCCCTAG
- a CDS encoding NAD(P)-dependent oxidoreductase: protein MGDKVSIIGTGRMGSAAAKRLAAKGYQLILWNRTKAKAEKLARELNAIVARSPFDAVQEARYAILFLADEDSIYSVLSTFRRLDGAVIINSATVTPHASTRFYEFVKSLGGCYVEAPVLGGPSAVEKGRALFVVSGERLCVNAAKPLLDDLAGEAIVVGEEPEKAAALKLAFNSLLIGNLQLLAEAALLSESYGVDASVFKEVLGKTVFASIVEKYLDRMKRDPHEPASFTLKLAMKDLDYAVRAGFYKGIAEPAISATLNTYRLAVKHGFSESDYTRIYHMLKGKD, encoded by the coding sequence ATGGGGGATAAGGTCTCTATTATAGGTACTGGCAGGATGGGGTCAGCAGCGGCCAAACGCTTGGCAGCAAAGGGATACCAGCTCATACTATGGAATAGGACTAAGGCGAAAGCCGAAAAGCTTGCCAGAGAACTCAATGCTATAGTCGCTAGATCGCCGTTCGACGCGGTCCAAGAGGCTCGATACGCTATACTGTTCCTGGCAGACGAGGACTCCATCTACTCGGTCCTAAGCACGTTCCGTAGGCTCGATGGAGCCGTAATAATAAACTCTGCAACTGTAACGCCCCACGCCTCGACGCGATTCTACGAGTTTGTGAAATCCCTTGGAGGATGCTACGTGGAAGCGCCAGTCTTAGGTGGTCCTTCGGCAGTAGAGAAAGGGAGAGCTCTATTCGTGGTGAGCGGCGAGAGACTGTGCGTAAATGCCGCGAAACCGTTGCTCGACGATCTGGCCGGGGAGGCTATAGTCGTTGGTGAAGAGCCGGAAAAGGCTGCTGCGCTGAAGCTAGCGTTTAACTCTTTGTTAATTGGGAATCTACAGCTTCTCGCGGAGGCGGCTCTGCTCTCGGAGTCCTATGGCGTTGACGCTAGTGTCTTCAAGGAGGTACTTGGCAAGACTGTTTTCGCCAGTATAGTGGAGAAGTATTTGGACAGGATGAAGAGGGACCCCCACGAGCCGGCCTCCTTCACGTTGAAGCTAGCCATGAAGGACCTGGACTATGCCGTGAGAGCCGGGTTCTATAAGGGGATCGCCGAACCGGCAATCTCCGCGACGCTAAATACTTACAGGCTCGCCGTGAAGCACGGCTTCTCCGAATCCGATTACACTAGGATCTATCATATGTTGAAGGGGAAAGACTAG
- a CDS encoding adenosine-specific kinase: protein MSLKLEVIEIPLGDGTNVIIGKSHFIKTVEDLYEALVTSCPSLRFGIAFCEASAKRLIRRDGNDEELINMAVDACKRIAAGHVFVIYLKGGWPINVLNALKNVQEVVSIETATANPLKVIVADLGDQRALLGVADGFTPLGVEGEEDVKERKEFLRKIGYKR from the coding sequence ATGTCTCTAAAACTCGAAGTAATAGAGATACCCCTGGGAGATGGGACCAACGTGATCATAGGCAAGAGCCACTTCATAAAGACCGTAGAAGACCTGTACGAGGCACTTGTAACCTCATGCCCCTCGCTGAGATTCGGAATCGCATTCTGCGAAGCAAGCGCCAAACGACTAATCAGGAGAGATGGGAACGACGAAGAACTAATCAACATGGCCGTAGACGCCTGTAAGAGGATTGCCGCCGGGCACGTGTTCGTTATCTACCTGAAGGGAGGCTGGCCCATTAACGTATTGAACGCTCTAAAGAACGTCCAGGAAGTAGTTAGCATTGAAACGGCCACTGCGAACCCACTAAAAGTTATAGTGGCTGATCTAGGCGACCAGCGCGCTCTACTAGGCGTGGCTGACGGCTTTACGCCATTGGGCGTTGAAGGAGAGGAGGACGTAAAAGAGAGGAAGGAGTTCCTCAGAAAGATAGGGTACAAACGGTAG
- a CDS encoding divalent-cation tolerance protein CutA, translated as MGYGYAVVLVTTPAGQGGEIARSIVEKRLAACVNVVSGVKSFYLWKGALESDGEDLLIIKTRIDKLEKLIDEVKEMHPYEVPEIIALPIIAGNNDYLKWIDEEVR; from the coding sequence TTGGGCTACGGCTACGCAGTCGTACTGGTTACAACGCCCGCGGGGCAAGGCGGCGAAATAGCCCGGTCTATAGTTGAGAAGAGGCTCGCCGCCTGTGTCAACGTGGTATCTGGCGTGAAGAGCTTCTATCTATGGAAGGGTGCCTTAGAGAGCGACGGGGAGGACTTACTGATAATAAAAACTAGGATTGACAAGCTAGAAAAACTCATTGACGAGGTCAAAGAGATGCATCCCTACGAGGTCCCAGAGATAATAGCGTTGCCCATAATCGCCGGAAACAATGATTACCTCAAATGGATTGATGAAGAGGTAAGGTGA
- a CDS encoding SAM-dependent chlorinase/fluorinase has protein sequence MNKRIYMITDFGEGPYVGVLRAVVKSIDEGLELIEIDNSVPSFKVIAGAYILVSTYFWADKGSVIVGVVDPGVGTTREAILVEAGDYTFVGPNNGLLYPAITREGFKRGVALIPNRVVEIAASRYKGKLPGGKWPLSNTFHARDVFVPAAALYASGIDMELLGSPIEQEALKRLVLEHVEEVEEGYRVKVIYIDKFGNIALSARQGLLPIMSWNKVMIMTDTGSATATIGRKFEDVQVGEFVMYVNSFGFIEIAVNQGDAAKKLRVDIGDQIVITPLE, from the coding sequence GTGAACAAGCGTATCTACATGATAACAGACTTCGGAGAGGGCCCCTATGTTGGCGTGCTAAGGGCCGTTGTGAAATCGATAGACGAGGGCCTAGAGCTTATCGAGATAGACAACTCTGTACCTAGCTTCAAGGTTATAGCTGGAGCCTACATACTCGTCAGCACATACTTCTGGGCCGATAAGGGATCCGTGATCGTGGGGGTCGTCGACCCGGGAGTCGGGACTACCAGGGAGGCGATACTGGTAGAGGCAGGGGACTACACCTTCGTCGGCCCGAACAATGGACTCCTCTATCCAGCTATAACGAGGGAGGGATTCAAGAGGGGTGTGGCTCTCATCCCTAACAGGGTAGTAGAGATAGCAGCTAGTAGATACAAGGGTAAGCTACCTGGAGGCAAGTGGCCCCTCTCCAACACGTTCCATGCAAGAGACGTCTTCGTCCCAGCAGCAGCACTCTACGCGTCTGGAATAGACATGGAGTTGCTCGGCAGCCCCATAGAACAGGAGGCATTGAAGAGGCTCGTGCTCGAACACGTCGAAGAGGTAGAGGAGGGTTATAGGGTTAAAGTAATCTACATAGACAAATTCGGCAATATAGCTCTAAGCGCGAGGCAGGGACTCCTACCAATAATGTCTTGGAACAAGGTCATGATTATGACGGATACTGGCTCGGCGACTGCAACTATAGGCCGTAAGTTCGAGGACGTCCAGGTGGGAGAATTCGTAATGTATGTAAATAGCTTCGGCTTCATAGAGATAGCAGTCAACCAGGGCGATGCCGCCAAGAAACTAAGGGTCGACATAGGCGACCAGATTGTAATAACACCCCTAGAGTAG
- a CDS encoding translation initiation factor aIF-1A, translating to MARRGKGRDRFKGEMPLPSDEEGTLLCVVRRNLGGGFLEVFCTDGDIYKAWIPGKMRRRAWMREGDIILFLPWGSRDMKGEVVYRYLKDEVKKLMEMGLISEEFIEEGME from the coding sequence ATGGCTAGAAGGGGAAAGGGCAGAGACCGTTTCAAGGGCGAGATGCCGCTTCCCAGCGACGAGGAAGGCACCCTTCTATGTGTGGTCAGAAGGAACCTGGGCGGGGGGTTCCTGGAGGTTTTCTGCACGGACGGCGACATCTACAAGGCCTGGATTCCCGGTAAGATGAGGCGGAGGGCATGGATGAGGGAGGGCGATATCATACTCTTCCTGCCCTGGGGTTCACGGGACATGAAGGGCGAGGTAGTCTATAGGTATCTCAAGGATGAAGTTAAGAAGCTCATGGAGATGGGGTTGATCTCGGAGGAGTTCATAGAGGAGGGAATGGAATAG
- a CDS encoding HD domain-containing protein: protein MAHVSPSLVKKHIEKNSLLKKAWEILVNDVEIQELLKMSNVNAVSRLLYNDHGPVHAAIVSGSALEIYEILKSAGIKPSSLEQRVVPSEDYSRLIVLLGAYLHDIGNSVHRENHELIGALLSNTLLDRILQEIIDSKQLIYRIKSEVMGAIYSTAMNVKALTIEASIVKVADATDMAEGRARLPYSRGKEDIHALSALSITRVELKRGRERPLIIEVYMKDLAGMFQIEKVLLPKLNYSLIREYTEVRPILINGSGQSLKPIKP, encoded by the coding sequence ATGGCGCATGTATCTCCGTCTCTAGTAAAGAAGCATATCGAAAAGAACTCCCTACTCAAAAAAGCCTGGGAGATACTAGTCAATGACGTTGAAATACAGGAGCTCCTCAAGATGTCTAACGTTAACGCGGTGAGCAGGCTACTATACAATGACCACGGCCCAGTCCACGCAGCCATCGTATCCGGGTCCGCGCTTGAGATCTACGAGATACTAAAGAGCGCTGGAATCAAGCCGTCCAGTCTAGAACAGAGAGTGGTTCCAAGCGAGGACTATTCAAGGCTAATAGTGCTACTAGGCGCATACCTCCACGATATAGGCAACTCTGTGCATAGAGAGAACCACGAGCTCATAGGCGCCCTATTATCAAACACCTTGCTCGATAGAATCCTACAAGAGATAATCGATAGCAAGCAACTGATCTACAGGATAAAGAGCGAAGTCATGGGAGCAATTTACTCCACAGCCATGAACGTCAAGGCTCTAACAATAGAGGCATCCATAGTCAAGGTCGCCGACGCAACCGACATGGCCGAGGGGAGAGCAAGGCTCCCATACTCAAGGGGCAAAGAGGACATCCATGCATTATCAGCCCTCAGCATAACCCGCGTCGAGCTGAAGAGAGGGCGCGAGAGGCCCCTCATCATAGAGGTCTACATGAAGGATCTAGCTGGGATGTTCCAAATAGAGAAGGTCCTGCTACCGAAGCTGAACTACTCCCTGATAAGAGAGTACACAGAGGTAAGGCCCATCCTTATAAACGGCTCCGGCCAGAGCCTAAAACCCATCAAGCCCTGA
- the eno gene encoding phosphopyruvate hydratase, with protein MDYTIKSVGGLQVLDSRGRPTLKVYVRTGSGKGYGYAPSGASRGEREAIELRDGGKRWLGYGVARALSILETQIAPRLAGLDSRMQAFIDGILIALDGTPNKSRLGENTTTATSIAVARAAADTAQLEPFEYLGGPGARLLPTPLLNVINGGAHAGNELSIQEFMIIPVNADTFRDALRMAVEVYGGLKIIIREKYGPNSINVGDEGGFAPPLRNTRDALNLLVEAVKRAGYEPGTDFFLGIDAAASQFYDSEKEVYSIDGKAMNWQELLEFYSSLVEEYPIKYIEDPFDEDAFEHYAELTRRIGDKVLIVGDDLYTTNTRYLKKGIEARSTNAVLVKINQVGTLTETIDFVMEASHYGLRSIISHRSGETEDSFIADLAVALSTGLIKTGAPARGERTAKYNRLLEIENILQSSARYAGVRPFTGW; from the coding sequence TTGGATTACACGATTAAAAGCGTCGGCGGCTTACAGGTACTCGACTCGCGTGGAAGGCCAACACTCAAGGTATATGTGAGGACGGGGTCAGGTAAAGGCTATGGATACGCGCCGAGTGGGGCTAGCCGCGGCGAGAGAGAAGCCATTGAACTCAGGGACGGCGGCAAGAGATGGTTGGGCTACGGCGTCGCGCGTGCATTGTCTATTCTGGAAACCCAGATAGCCCCGCGCCTCGCCGGGTTAGACTCTAGGATGCAGGCCTTCATAGACGGTATCCTTATCGCCCTTGACGGGACCCCTAACAAGTCAAGGCTAGGCGAGAACACCACAACCGCTACTAGCATTGCGGTGGCCCGCGCAGCAGCCGATACAGCACAGTTGGAACCCTTCGAATACCTAGGCGGTCCAGGCGCTAGGCTACTGCCGACTCCCCTTCTAAACGTTATAAACGGCGGCGCTCACGCCGGCAATGAACTAAGTATACAGGAGTTTATGATTATACCCGTGAACGCCGATACGTTCAGGGACGCGCTCCGCATGGCAGTGGAGGTCTACGGCGGCTTGAAGATTATCATAAGAGAAAAGTATGGCCCCAACTCGATTAATGTCGGCGACGAGGGAGGCTTCGCTCCTCCATTAAGGAACACCCGCGACGCGCTCAACCTCCTAGTGGAGGCGGTAAAACGCGCCGGCTACGAGCCGGGAACGGACTTCTTCCTAGGGATCGATGCCGCTGCATCACAGTTTTACGACAGTGAAAAAGAAGTTTATAGCATAGATGGAAAGGCCATGAACTGGCAGGAACTACTGGAATTCTATTCTAGCCTAGTCGAGGAGTACCCCATAAAGTACATAGAAGACCCATTCGACGAAGATGCGTTCGAGCACTATGCAGAGCTAACCAGGCGTATCGGTGATAAGGTCCTCATAGTCGGCGACGACTTATACACTACAAATACACGGTATCTCAAGAAGGGGATAGAGGCTAGATCAACGAATGCAGTACTCGTGAAAATAAACCAGGTAGGTACACTCACGGAGACTATAGACTTCGTAATGGAGGCTTCCCACTATGGACTACGTAGTATAATAAGCCATAGAAGCGGCGAGACAGAGGACTCCTTCATAGCCGACCTAGCCGTCGCCTTATCGACGGGATTGATAAAAACCGGTGCCCCCGCCAGAGGGGAGAGAACCGCTAAATATAATAGGTTATTAGAGATCGAAAACATACTACAGTCTTCTGCAAGGTATGCTGGTGTCAGGCCCTTCACAGGGTGGTGA
- a CDS encoding pyridoxal phosphate-dependent aminotransferase, translated as MKAPTEILNPAMYEIIGETAFSYLATVRRLRSEGKDVVSFGIGQPDFPTPKHIVEAAKKALDEGFTGYTETAGIPELREAISEYLSRYGKVSPDEIIVTTGAKTAIFLGISAFLKPGDEVIILDPSYYAYSQIAKFIGAKPVFLPMNFEPDKGFSIDVERLEDMITDKTRGIAINNPHNPTGTVFTPEELDYVMDLARKHNLVIFVDEIYDNFVFHGARFKSFLSYPDWRDYVVYINGFSKTFSMTGWRLGYVVVREEVVPRLLDLAVSLYSCAPSFVQKAGVEALKGDWTPVNRMIEEFERRSKRLYEILSEAEGIEAYLPMGAFYMFPRVKTLLEKSKLDVYKLVDKLLYDYLVLVLPGTSFPGNIGRDYVRLSFATSMEDIEKGAQRIVKASKELI; from the coding sequence TTGAAGGCGCCAACCGAGATCTTAAACCCTGCAATGTACGAGATCATAGGTGAAACAGCGTTCTCCTACCTAGCCACCGTGAGAAGGCTAAGGAGTGAGGGCAAGGATGTTGTGAGTTTCGGCATAGGGCAGCCTGACTTTCCAACCCCCAAACACATAGTGGAAGCCGCTAAGAAAGCCCTCGACGAGGGTTTTACAGGGTACACGGAGACGGCTGGCATACCGGAGCTGAGGGAAGCGATATCGGAGTACCTCTCGCGCTACGGTAAAGTGTCGCCGGACGAGATAATAGTAACCACTGGAGCCAAGACGGCTATATTCCTGGGGATATCAGCGTTTCTCAAGCCAGGAGACGAGGTCATAATACTCGACCCTAGCTACTACGCCTATAGTCAGATAGCAAAGTTCATCGGAGCCAAGCCGGTCTTCCTACCAATGAACTTCGAGCCCGACAAGGGCTTCAGCATAGACGTTGAACGGCTAGAGGATATGATAACCGATAAGACGAGGGGTATAGCCATAAACAATCCCCATAACCCGACGGGAACAGTGTTCACGCCGGAAGAGCTAGATTACGTGATGGACTTGGCCAGGAAACACAATCTAGTAATATTCGTCGACGAGATCTACGATAACTTCGTCTTCCACGGCGCCCGGTTCAAAAGCTTCCTCTCGTACCCTGACTGGAGAGACTACGTAGTTTACATCAACGGCTTCTCGAAAACCTTTAGCATGACCGGGTGGAGACTAGGATACGTCGTTGTGAGAGAGGAAGTAGTCCCCAGGCTCTTAGACCTAGCCGTCTCACTCTACAGCTGCGCCCCCAGCTTCGTGCAGAAAGCCGGAGTGGAGGCCCTGAAGGGTGACTGGACGCCTGTAAACCGCATGATAGAGGAGTTCGAGAGGAGGTCCAAGAGGCTATACGAGATACTCTCGGAGGCGGAGGGTATAGAGGCTTACCTCCCGATGGGGGCATTCTACATGTTCCCACGAGTCAAGACACTGCTTGAGAAATCCAAGCTAGACGTCTACAAGCTAGTGGATAAGCTACTCTACGACTACCTGGTTCTCGTGTTGCCAGGAACCAGTTTCCCGGGCAACATTGGAAGGGACTATGTAAGGCTGAGCTTCGCCACCTCGATGGAGGATATAGAAAAAGGTGCACAGAGGATAGTTAAGGCGTCTAAAGAGTTGATCTAG
- a CDS encoding serine protein kinase RIO, with amino-acid sequence MPGRGRWLKRQRREERRIKDRDLLKTVEEVFDSFTVSLLYKLLSKGVIKELKGVVNAGKEARVYLGVLRDGSYAAVKIYLSFTAEFRKSIRKYIEGDPRFENIPKNNFRKLIYEWTRKEFRNLKRLHEKGVRVPRPIAYMGNILVMEFIGEDGLRAPLLVEIAGELGREEMYNVYLDVVNQVEGIVCRAGLVHADLSEYNLMIYNDRVWVIDVSQAVHYNHPHADEFLDRDLSNIYTFFSRYIDMSGWRDVEKRIRGCLKAWREGKLDQESM; translated from the coding sequence GTGCCTGGCAGGGGCCGATGGCTGAAACGCCAGCGGAGAGAGGAGAGGAGGATAAAGGACAGGGACCTCTTAAAGACCGTCGAGGAGGTATTCGACTCCTTCACCGTATCACTCCTCTACAAGCTGTTATCGAAGGGCGTAATCAAGGAGCTAAAAGGCGTTGTAAACGCTGGGAAAGAGGCGCGCGTTTACTTGGGCGTCTTGCGCGATGGAAGCTATGCCGCGGTTAAAATCTACCTGTCCTTCACAGCCGAGTTTAGGAAGAGTATCAGGAAATACATCGAGGGCGACCCCCGTTTCGAGAACATACCCAAGAATAACTTCAGGAAACTAATATACGAGTGGACGAGGAAGGAGTTCCGAAACCTGAAAAGGCTACATGAGAAAGGTGTGAGGGTCCCTCGTCCTATAGCGTATATGGGTAATATACTTGTAATGGAGTTTATAGGAGAAGACGGGTTGCGAGCCCCTCTGCTAGTCGAGATAGCCGGTGAACTTGGCCGGGAAGAGATGTATAATGTTTACCTTGACGTGGTTAACCAAGTTGAAGGAATAGTTTGTAGAGCCGGCTTGGTCCACGCGGATCTAAGCGAGTATAACTTAATGATTTATAACGATAGAGTATGGGTTATCGACGTGAGCCAGGCGGTCCACTACAACCATCCGCACGCCGATGAATTCCTGGACAGGGATCTCAGCAACATTTACACGTTCTTCTCCAGATACATTGATATGAGCGGCTGGAGGGACGTGGAGAAGCGGATTAGGGGGTGTCTAAAAGCATGGAGGGAAGGGAAGCTAGACCAAGAATCTATGTGA
- a CDS encoding phosphoglycolate phosphatase: MPIRMVATDIDGTLTLGRGNLLISTEAVKAIRRLESIGVMVSLVSGNSLPITAGLARYIGASGPSIAENGCVLFYNGETIHVCQGKPPRGLIEELKEKGFRESWQNPYRHHDVALYPPPGYDRSLLYELASRYNVSIYDSGYAIHIQPRGTGKGAGLREASRLTGISLEEVLAVGDGLNDKPLFDVAGKSACPSDADPRVKELVDYVASKPGGLGFAEIAEMVAFRVL, from the coding sequence ATGCCAATAAGAATGGTGGCGACCGATATAGACGGGACATTGACGCTCGGGAGGGGTAATCTCCTAATCAGTACCGAGGCTGTAAAGGCTATACGGAGACTGGAGTCTATCGGGGTAATGGTGTCACTGGTTTCGGGGAACAGCCTGCCTATAACCGCTGGCTTAGCCAGGTACATCGGAGCTAGCGGCCCCTCAATCGCCGAGAACGGATGCGTGCTATTCTATAACGGAGAGACCATCCATGTATGCCAGGGTAAGCCCCCTCGGGGGCTCATCGAGGAGCTCAAGGAGAAGGGTTTCAGGGAGAGCTGGCAGAACCCCTATAGACATCACGATGTAGCTCTATACCCGCCGCCAGGCTACGATAGAAGCCTACTCTACGAGCTAGCATCTAGATACAACGTGTCCATCTATGACTCGGGCTATGCTATACACATTCAACCCCGTGGTACCGGTAAGGGTGCAGGGCTCCGCGAGGCATCTAGGCTGACCGGTATAAGCTTGGAGGAGGTGCTAGCGGTGGGCGATGGATTGAACGACAAACCGCTCTTCGACGTTGCAGGTAAGTCTGCTTGCCCCTCGGATGCCGATCCTAGAGTAAAAGAGTTAGTGGACTATGTGGCGTCCAAGCC
- the speE gene encoding polyamine aminopropyltransferase: MEEGFNWHWFIEWGTPTSAHMYGIEEVLYHGRSKYQDIMVALVKDLGKALILDGKTQSAAVDEFVYHESLVHPAMVLNGNPRKVLILGGGEGATAREVLRFNTVERVVMVDIDEEVINVSKKYLPEWHQGAFDDPRLELVIMDGLEYVDKASEKFDVIIADLADPLEAGPAYKLYTKEYYEKLKNLLNKGGVFVTQATSPAITTFTHAVIYNTINSIFKYTAMYHVYVKSFDGLWGFVIASDYRDPRSLSPEEIDDFISKHVRGENKFYDGAVHKAIFTIPRYLREQLSKIKEIATLENPVFMPA, encoded by the coding sequence GTGGAAGAGGGTTTTAACTGGCACTGGTTCATCGAGTGGGGGACCCCTACAAGCGCTCACATGTACGGGATAGAAGAGGTGCTCTATCATGGCAGGTCGAAGTACCAGGATATAATGGTTGCCCTAGTCAAGGATCTTGGGAAGGCGCTTATACTCGACGGGAAAACACAGTCAGCCGCTGTAGACGAGTTCGTATACCATGAGTCCTTGGTACACCCGGCCATGGTCTTGAACGGTAATCCCAGGAAGGTACTTATACTTGGGGGCGGGGAGGGTGCTACTGCTAGGGAAGTCCTTAGGTTTAATACCGTAGAGAGGGTTGTCATGGTTGATATCGATGAAGAGGTCATAAACGTCTCTAAGAAGTATTTGCCAGAGTGGCATCAAGGCGCCTTCGACGACCCCCGGCTGGAACTCGTTATCATGGACGGACTGGAATACGTGGATAAGGCGAGTGAGAAGTTCGACGTCATAATAGCGGATCTGGCGGACCCGCTTGAAGCCGGACCGGCCTACAAGCTGTACACGAAGGAATACTATGAGAAACTAAAGAATTTATTGAATAAAGGGGGCGTCTTCGTCACACAAGCCACAAGCCCGGCCATCACCACGTTCACACACGCAGTGATATACAACACCATAAACTCAATATTCAAGTACACGGCGATGTACCACGTGTACGTCAAGAGCTTCGACGGGCTATGGGGCTTCGTGATCGCATCCGACTATAGGGACCCTCGAAGCCTATCCCCAGAGGAGATAGACGACTTCATAAGCAAGCATGTAAGAGGCGAGAACAAGTTCTACGACGGAGCGGTCCACAAGGCGATATTCACGATTCCACGATACCTGAGAGAGCAACTATCTAAGATAAAAGAAATCGCTACACTGGAGAATCCCGTCTTTATGCCAGCCTAG